CATGCGATGGCGATGTTCACAGGGATAGACAACAAACGTGATGCCAATGACTGTTCGAAGGTCATGCCTGAGACAAGCACTTCAATCAACATACCAGACACAAAACAGAACACGACCATTGCAAAGGTATCAGCGGCCGCGTTACGAATACAGAAAGGAGCTTTCGGTTTCACTTACAATCTCACAGGACAATAAACTAACATAAAATCGAATATCGACTCATATGACTGGATATTTACCACCACCCAGATAACAGCGCTATTAGAACACCAATTTGGTAGATTTACCTACCGTATCTCAAAGTCAAAGGTAAATTTATCACCAATTTTGGCGTTCAAAGTAGTCAAACTCGCTATTTGTTGTAGTTTAATTACAAACATAACGCTAAACCCCGTTTCATCAGGGAGTTAGCGTTATATTTTCGTAGGTTAATGACAGCAGAGGGACTGATATGTGAACGGTTTAGCGATCACTATCGCTACTTAGCGGGTAGATAAGGTTGAGAGTGGGTCTTTTCGCAATCCAGTCACCAGTTAGGCGACCGGTTAGGTGGGCTATTTAGAAGCGCCTTATTTGGAAACGCCTAGAGACGTCACATTGCTGCCTTTTCGGCCGCTGAACTGGAACAGTTTATTGGCGAACTGATAAAGCGCGTCGTCGAGAATCCGTTCATCAATAGGCTTGCCGACAATAAAGTCTGCGCCTGCACCCATCATGCGTTCACGAGTCTCTTTGAATACATCGGCGGTGCAGCCGAAGATAAGAGTGTCTTTTTCTTTGCCTGGCATATTGCGGATACCAGCGATGGCTTCCACACCGTCCATCACTGGCATGTGGTTATCCATTAAGATTAAGTCGTAGTTTTGGGTGGCAACAGCTTTTAACGCTTCTTCACCATTGACTACGGAATAAGTAATGAAGCCTTTCCGCTTCATAAAGGTTTCTATAATGATGGTGTTGGTGCGGTTGTCTTCAACAATCAGTGCTTTAAGGCCACGATAGTCGAGGTTGCGCTCTATGTGTACATCCAGCGGTTTTGGTTTACAGCTTGCGAGCCTCACCGTGACTTCAAACTCAGAGCCAATACCCTCTTGGCTGGTCAGTTTAATATCACCACCCATGACCAGCGCAATCTCTTTCACAATCGCAAGACCTAACCCTGTTCCGCCAAAACGGCGGGTAGTGCTCGACTCTGCTTGTTCAAAAGGTTTGAAAATACGTGCTTGCGCTTCTGGCGCAATGCCAATACCTGTGTCTTTTACCCGAATCGTTAGGGTGTTTTTCTCCGCTCCAATTTTCTCTGACAAGAACACTTCAATGTTGCCCTGAGAGGTAAACTTAACGGCATTATTAAGCAGGTTAAACAGGATCTGGCGCAGACGCGCTTTATCACCCTGGTACCAACGCTCATCCTCAATATCGGAATAGACACTGAACTTTAGGCCTTTCTCGTTACACAAGGTGTGGTAGACGCTGTGTATACTGCCAATAATGGAGTTGAGTGGGAACGGGTGGCTATCAAGCTCAATATGGCCTTGCTCAATTTTGGAGTAATCGAGGATCTCATTGAGTAGCGACATCATATGGTCGCCTGAATCATACAGGGTTTTGAGGTGCTTTCTTTGTTCTACCGAAAGATCGGTTTTAAGCAAGATCTGAGCGGTGCCGAGCACGCCATTCATTGGAGTTCGGATCTCGTGAGACAGTGTTGCAAGGAACGCGGTTTTGGCTTTGGTTGAGGCTTGCGCCTTCATACGCTCTTGGTCTAGGTACACCGTTTTTTGATTAAAACTGTCTATCAGATAACGGATCTCGTCTGGACTGCGATAATTAATATCGATACTGCCGCCATGGCGCGATTCATCCACCTCTTTAGCAATGATCGCAATCGGCTTGATGAGGTATTGGTTGATAAGGTAATAGCCAAACATTAAGCACAGCAGCATGACAGGAACAATACCCAACTCAACACTCTTAACGATGTCTGCCACTTCATCGGCCACCAGCCTTCTGGCGTTGACCACTTCCAGACTCCAGTTAAAGTCGCCGAAACTCAGCTGGCTAATGTAGATACCGCGCTCAACTCTAAAGTTGTGTTCAGTGATAACTTGCTGATTGGCATCTCGAACAATCACGCCGAGATCGTGCTCTCTCGCTTTACTTTTTACAAAGCCAATCAAATTTTCTAGCGAAAGATCCACGGTGGCGACACCAGCGAACACACCTTCAATATAATAAGGCGCGGAGGCGGTGATCATCTGAACGTGGGTATAAGGGTCAACGTACACTTCAGACCAACTGATGGTGTTACTCGGCGTGTCTTTTACCGAGGTATACCAAGGCTCTATATGGTACCCCGCAGTTTGAGGATTATTCCACAGATCGATTTTATCGACTTCGCCTGTGCTGGTACGGTTGTAAAACAAGCTGGAGAGCTTAACATCGGGGTCAACGGAATACGGCTCAGGCCATATACCGCCGCTCACGGCAATACCATCATTCAGTTTAAAGACTTGGCATAGGGCTTTGTCGAGTGATTGGCGATCACTAATGGTCTCACCCATGGCCACGATGCTTTTTAAAACGCCAAGGGAGCTATGAAGAGGAGC
The Vibrio sp. CB1-14 DNA segment above includes these coding regions:
- a CDS encoding hybrid sensor histidine kinase/response regulator, producing the protein MQKSVIKESLKKKSIIALAVYLAVFIAIFGTITYWVVESPVRAKLEQNLDIRSEFLAAEISAPLHSSLGVLKSIVAMGETISDRQSLDKALCQVFKLNDGIAVSGGIWPEPYSVDPDVKLSSLFYNRTSTGEVDKIDLWNNPQTAGYHIEPWYTSVKDTPSNTISWSEVYVDPYTHVQMITASAPYYIEGVFAGVATVDLSLENLIGFVKSKAREHDLGVIVRDANQQVITEHNFRVERGIYISQLSFGDFNWSLEVVNARRLVADEVADIVKSVELGIVPVMLLCLMFGYYLINQYLIKPIAIIAKEVDESRHGGSIDINYRSPDEIRYLIDSFNQKTVYLDQERMKAQASTKAKTAFLATLSHEIRTPMNGVLGTAQILLKTDLSVEQRKHLKTLYDSGDHMMSLLNEILDYSKIEQGHIELDSHPFPLNSIIGSIHSVYHTLCNEKGLKFSVYSDIEDERWYQGDKARLRQILFNLLNNAVKFTSQGNIEVFLSEKIGAEKNTLTIRVKDTGIGIAPEAQARIFKPFEQAESSTTRRFGGTGLGLAIVKEIALVMGGDIKLTSQEGIGSEFEVTVRLASCKPKPLDVHIERNLDYRGLKALIVEDNRTNTIIIETFMKRKGFITYSVVNGEEALKAVATQNYDLILMDNHMPVMDGVEAIAGIRNMPGKEKDTLIFGCTADVFKETRERMMGAGADFIVGKPIDERILDDALYQFANKLFQFSGRKGSNVTSLGVSK